A stretch of the Rhizomicrobium sp. genome encodes the following:
- a CDS encoding MFS transporter, whose protein sequence is MAERRKTDTPAGESKPTRLQLALFSFPSLPHAFIALPLNIVIPAYYAAHTAVTLLQIASVTTASRILDAVLDPTIGYLSDRTKSRLGRRKPWVLAAAIVCSIAIYFLFQPPPKADFVYYGVWSFLLYFGFTLFEIPRGAWTAEVTRDYHQRARLNTYVAIFNVVGSLVFWLMPLALSRLTGTMAITGATLSGIAWLYVALMPVGVILAVLFVSSGIQTQEKLSTVRQMLQSFGRNKPLWNYYGAISAWGLGQGAYLSVILIFLSDYLQMAQYFPVLMIAFFIVQAVTMPLWQWIVTRHGRHRVWAVTMTLDALSRPLILLLAPGAGMVPLLAIGALGAFLNAPANFCPTAILGDVADYDLMKSGMNKTGNLYAFNTLLIKATMALGAGFAFLMLDMFHYKVGHSNGAHANLGLLLCYLVFPALLYFIASAIAWFFPIDAARHSVIRRRIERRVVVEPLLGTPVP, encoded by the coding sequence ATGGCGGAGCGGCGCAAGACGGATACGCCGGCCGGCGAGAGCAAGCCCACGCGGCTGCAGCTCGCGCTGTTCTCCTTCCCGTCCCTGCCGCATGCCTTCATCGCGCTGCCGCTCAACATCGTCATCCCCGCCTATTATGCGGCGCACACGGCGGTGACGCTGCTGCAGATCGCGTCGGTGACGACGGCGAGCCGCATCCTCGACGCGGTGCTGGATCCGACGATCGGCTACCTGTCGGACCGCACCAAGTCGCGGCTGGGGCGCCGCAAGCCCTGGGTGCTGGCGGCGGCGATCGTCTGTTCGATCGCGATCTACTTCCTGTTCCAGCCCCCGCCGAAAGCGGACTTCGTCTATTACGGCGTCTGGTCGTTCCTGCTCTATTTCGGCTTCACGCTGTTCGAGATCCCGCGCGGCGCCTGGACGGCGGAAGTCACGCGCGACTATCACCAGCGGGCGCGCCTCAACACCTATGTCGCGATCTTCAACGTGGTCGGCAGCCTGGTGTTCTGGCTGATGCCCCTCGCCCTGTCGCGGCTGACGGGGACGATGGCGATCACCGGCGCGACGCTGTCGGGCATCGCCTGGCTCTATGTCGCGCTGATGCCGGTGGGCGTGATCCTGGCGGTGCTGTTCGTCTCCTCCGGCATCCAGACGCAGGAGAAGCTCTCCACCGTCCGCCAGATGCTGCAGTCGTTCGGCCGCAACAAGCCGCTGTGGAACTATTACGGCGCGATCTCCGCCTGGGGATTGGGCCAGGGCGCGTATCTTTCCGTCATCCTGATCTTCCTGTCCGACTATCTGCAGATGGCACAGTACTTCCCGGTGCTGATGATCGCGTTCTTCATCGTGCAGGCCGTCACCATGCCGCTGTGGCAATGGATCGTGACGCGCCATGGCCGGCATCGGGTCTGGGCCGTCACCATGACGCTCGATGCACTCAGCCGGCCGCTGATCCTGCTGCTGGCGCCGGGCGCCGGCATGGTGCCGCTGCTGGCGATCGGCGCGCTGGGCGCCTTCCTCAACGCCCCGGCGAATTTCTGCCCCACCGCGATCCTGGGCGACGTCGCCGACTACGACCTGATGAAATCGGGCATGAACAAGACCGGCAATCTCTATGCCTTCAACACCCTGCTCATCAAGGCGACGATGGCGCTGGGGGCGGGCTTCGCCTTCCTGATGCTCGACATGTTCCATTACAAGGTCGGGCACAGCAACGGTGCGCACGCCAATCTCGGCCTGCTGCTGTGTTATCTCGTGTTCCCCGCCCTGCTCTATTTCATCGCCTCGGCCATCGCCTGGTTCTTCCCGATCGACGCCGCGCGCCACAGCGTGATCCGCCGCCGCATCGAGCGCCGCGTCGTGGTCGAGCCCCTCCTGGGCACACCCGTCCCCTGA